A window of the Bacteroides thetaiotaomicron VPI-5482 genome harbors these coding sequences:
- the aepX gene encoding phosphoenolpyruvate mutase produces MSKTVYIGMTADIMHPGLIRIINEATKYGDVIIGLLTDKAIAEHKRLPYLTYEQRKEVVQNIKGVCKVVPQEEWSYVENLKRIKPDYIIHGDDWKTGPLREERVRVFEVMNEQGGKVIEIPYTLGINSSSLDKDIKAIGTTPDVRLKSLRRLINAKPVVRILEAHDGLCGLIIENQEILKGDKREVFDGMWSSSLTDSTSKGKPDIEAVDLTTRLQDLNNILECTTKPIIFDGDTGGKIEHFVFTVRTLERHGISAIIIEDKVGLKKNSLFGTDVIQTQDTIEGFCNKIKAGKASQITDDFMIIARIESLIAGKPVSDALERAFAYVQAGADGIMIHSKNKSGEDIKEFCLAFRKQYAHVPIVVVPTTYDHIYESELCDWGVNIIIYANHMLRAAYPAMMNVAKIILENERALEVRELCMPIKEILELIPGTK; encoded by the coding sequence ATGAGTAAGACAGTTTATATTGGGATGACTGCGGATATTATGCATCCAGGACTTATCCGCATTATTAATGAGGCTACTAAATACGGTGATGTTATAATTGGTCTTCTTACAGATAAAGCTATTGCGGAGCATAAACGCCTTCCTTATCTGACCTATGAACAACGAAAAGAGGTAGTTCAGAATATTAAAGGCGTATGTAAAGTTGTTCCTCAAGAAGAATGGAGCTATGTTGAGAATCTCAAACGCATTAAACCTGACTATATAATTCATGGTGACGACTGGAAAACCGGGCCTTTACGTGAAGAACGTGTGCGCGTATTTGAAGTGATGAATGAACAGGGAGGAAAGGTTATCGAAATTCCATATACTTTGGGAATTAATTCATCTTCTTTGGATAAAGATATTAAGGCTATAGGTACAACCCCTGATGTACGTTTAAAATCACTTCGTCGTTTGATAAATGCCAAACCCGTAGTTCGTATTTTGGAAGCTCATGATGGACTATGTGGCTTGATAATTGAAAATCAGGAAATATTAAAAGGGGATAAGAGGGAAGTATTTGACGGAATGTGGTCTAGTAGCCTTACGGATTCAACCAGTAAAGGTAAACCTGATATTGAGGCGGTTGATTTAACTACCCGATTGCAAGATTTGAATAATATTCTGGAGTGTACTACTAAACCTATTATTTTTGATGGAGATACAGGTGGTAAAATTGAACATTTCGTATTTACAGTACGCACTTTAGAACGTCATGGAATTTCAGCTATAATAATTGAAGATAAAGTTGGATTAAAAAAGAATTCATTGTTTGGTACAGATGTTATTCAAACTCAAGATACAATCGAAGGTTTCTGTAATAAGATCAAAGCAGGAAAGGCATCTCAGATTACTGATGATTTTATGATTATCGCTCGTATTGAGAGCCTTATAGCGGGAAAGCCGGTAAGTGATGCTTTAGAGAGAGCTTTTGCATATGTCCAAGCGGGAGCGGACGGTATTATGATACATAGCAAAAATAAGTCGGGTGAAGATATAAAAGAATTTTGTTTGGCGTTTCGAAAACAGTATGCTCATGTACCTATCGTGGTTGTGCCTACTACATATGATCATATTTATGAGTCTGAATTGTGTGATTGGGGTGTGAATATAATTATTTATGCTAATCATATGCTTCGTGCCGCTTATCCTGCTATGATGAATGTCGCAAAGATAATATTAGAGAATGAACGTGCTTTAGAGGTGCGCGAACTGTGTATGCCCATAAAAGAAATATTGGAACTGATTCCAGGTACTAAATAA
- a CDS encoding lipopolysaccharide biosynthesis protein: protein MENLKQKTVSGIMWSAIERFSLQGVQFIIQIILARLLLPSDYGMIGMLAIFLQVAQVFIDSGFTNALIQKKDRTEEDFATVFYFNILVAVLFYGILFFSASLIADFYNMPTLVLVIRFIALSLIINALSAIHRTKLIISVNFKTQSKISLGAAFISGVIGIWMAYVGCGVWALVWQTLLNSIILTILFYCLVHWKPLHTFSKSSFERLFNFGSKLLISSLINTVYRNLYTIVIGKKFSVVELGYYTRAEQFAIFPSNNLNALVSRVAYPILSSIQDDDKCLTNAYRNYIRLSSYIIFPLMVGLLVLANPIISLLLTDKWSGVVILLQILCLDWMFDHLSQINLNLLWVKGRSDLSLRLEIIKKTIAIFILFVSIPFGLEVMCWGRVIYSLIATYLNTYYTNSLIDLTLKLQVKDVFPSLILSFIMGGIVFICISFFETDIVKIVIGCITGMSFYILLSFLFKLDSFFCILTLIIKTKNIDENIKKDFSSNSKDN, encoded by the coding sequence ATGGAAAATCTAAAGCAGAAAACTGTATCAGGAATAATGTGGAGCGCTATAGAACGTTTCTCTTTACAAGGAGTACAGTTTATAATTCAAATAATATTAGCTCGTTTGTTACTACCATCGGATTATGGTATGATCGGGATGTTAGCTATTTTTCTTCAAGTCGCTCAAGTATTTATAGATAGCGGTTTTACAAATGCTTTAATCCAGAAAAAAGATAGAACTGAAGAGGATTTTGCCACTGTCTTTTATTTTAATATTCTTGTCGCAGTATTATTCTATGGTATATTGTTTTTTTCGGCTTCTTTGATTGCAGACTTTTATAATATGCCGACTTTAGTTCTTGTAATTCGTTTTATAGCATTGTCGTTGATAATAAATGCTTTATCGGCTATTCACAGAACGAAATTAATTATTTCTGTAAACTTTAAAACTCAATCTAAAATTTCATTAGGTGCAGCTTTTATATCAGGCGTGATTGGAATATGGATGGCTTATGTCGGTTGCGGGGTTTGGGCTTTAGTTTGGCAAACTCTCTTAAATAGTATAATTTTGACAATTTTGTTTTACTGTTTAGTTCATTGGAAACCTTTACATACTTTCTCCAAAAGTTCTTTTGAAAGATTATTCAATTTCGGATCTAAATTATTGATCTCAAGTCTTATCAATACAGTATATCGTAATCTGTATACCATTGTAATAGGAAAAAAGTTTTCTGTTGTAGAGCTTGGTTACTATACAAGAGCAGAACAATTTGCTATTTTTCCTTCCAATAATTTAAATGCTTTAGTTTCTAGAGTAGCGTATCCTATTTTAAGTTCCATTCAAGATGATGATAAATGTTTAACAAACGCATATCGAAATTATATCAGATTATCCTCATATATAATTTTTCCTTTAATGGTAGGTTTACTTGTTTTGGCTAATCCTATTATTAGTCTATTGTTAACAGATAAATGGTCTGGGGTTGTTATTCTTTTACAGATATTATGTTTGGATTGGATGTTTGATCATTTGAGCCAAATTAATTTGAATTTATTATGGGTTAAAGGAAGATCTGATCTGTCGTTACGTCTTGAAATAATAAAAAAGACGATTGCTATATTCATTCTTTTTGTGTCAATTCCATTTGGGCTTGAGGTGATGTGTTGGGGTAGAGTTATTTACTCTCTGATAGCGACATATTTGAATACATATTATACTAATTCTCTTATTGATTTGACCTTAAAGTTGCAAGTTAAAGATGTATTTCCAAGTTTAATACTCTCTTTCATAATGGGGGGGATCGTTTTTATATGTATTTCTTTCTTTGAAACTGATATAGTAAAAATTGTGATTGGATGTATTACTGGGATGTCCTTCTATATTTTACTTTCTTTTCTTTTTAAGCTAGATTCTTTTTTTTGTATTTTAACATTGATCATTAAAACTAAAAACATAGATGAAAATATTAAAAAAGATTTTTCAAGTAATAGTAAAGATAATTAA
- a CDS encoding chain-length determining protein translates to MIEKQSYQEPFSEVDKRKDDEMEIDLMAIFYKIITVRGVLCKAAGVGVIIAIVVALSIPKQYTVKVTLSPEMGNAKGSNGLAGLAASFLGDGALIGESTDALNASLSADIVSSTPFLLELLEMEVSVSKKDDKMTLGSYLDEESSPWWDYLIGFPGIVIGGVKSLFGEDTVPASGGRQGTIELTKEVNEKINFLKKKISASIDKKTAITSITVTLQNPQITAVIADSVVHKLQEYIIGYRTSKVKEDCAYLERLFKERQQEYYAAQRKYADYVDAHDNVVLQSVRAEQERLQNDMSLAYQIYSQVANQLQVSRAKVQEEKPVFAVVEPAVVPLKPSGMGLKIYILLFVFLSVSGTLVWVFFGKSLLASLRKELKNKEIEQDK, encoded by the coding sequence ATGATTGAAAAGCAATCTTATCAAGAACCGTTTTCTGAAGTGGATAAAAGGAAAGATGATGAAATGGAAATAGACTTGATGGCTATTTTTTATAAGATTATTACTGTTCGTGGAGTACTATGCAAAGCTGCTGGAGTGGGAGTAATAATTGCTATAGTGGTGGCATTGAGCATTCCCAAGCAATATACAGTAAAGGTTACCCTTTCTCCTGAAATGGGTAATGCGAAGGGAAGTAATGGTTTAGCCGGACTTGCTGCCTCGTTTTTGGGAGATGGGGCTCTAATAGGGGAAAGCACAGATGCCTTGAACGCTTCTCTTTCAGCAGATATTGTTTCTTCAACTCCTTTTTTATTGGAACTTTTAGAAATGGAAGTCTCCGTTTCTAAAAAGGATGATAAAATGACTTTGGGGTCTTATCTCGATGAAGAGTCATCTCCTTGGTGGGATTATCTTATAGGTTTTCCGGGCATAGTAATAGGAGGAGTTAAATCATTATTCGGAGAAGATACGGTTCCTGCCAGTGGAGGGCGGCAAGGAACTATCGAATTGACGAAAGAAGTAAATGAGAAGATTAATTTTCTTAAAAAGAAGATTAGTGCATCCATTGATAAGAAAACCGCCATAACGAGCATTACGGTCACCTTACAAAATCCGCAGATCACTGCGGTTATAGCAGATTCTGTCGTTCATAAATTACAGGAATATATTATTGGGTATCGAACTTCAAAAGTAAAAGAAGACTGTGCGTATTTGGAACGGTTGTTTAAAGAACGTCAGCAGGAATATTATGCTGCTCAAAGAAAATATGCGGATTATGTAGACGCCCATGATAATGTGGTTCTTCAAAGTGTACGTGCTGAGCAGGAGCGTTTACAGAACGACATGAGTTTGGCTTATCAGATATATAGTCAGGTTGCTAATCAGTTGCAGGTATCCAGAGCCAAAGTACAGGAGGAAAAGCCAGTCTTTGCAGTAGTTGAGCCTGCCGTTGTACCTTTGAAACCTTCAGGTATGGGACTCAAAATTTATATTTTATTATTTGTGTTCCTGTCCGTATCTGGTACTCTCGTGTGGGTGTTTTTTGGCAAAAGTCTGCTGGCTAGCTTGAGAAAAGAACTGAAAAATAAGGAGATAGAACAGGATAAATGA
- the aepY gene encoding phosphonopyruvate decarboxylase → MLSVEKVYETFLSHDVDFFTGVPDSLLKNICAYITDHTSREKHIIAANEGAAVGIASGYYMASGKVPVVYMQNSGLGNTVNPLLSLADEQVYSFPMLLMIGWRGEPGTKDEPQHKKQGEVTLDLLKAMRIPYIILDSNENDAFIQLHDIIQSAKTKNIPHAIIIRKDVFGKYKLQKEFGCNYPLSREDALQIVVDYLPENSVVVSTTGKLSRELFEYREMKEQGHEHDFLTVGSMGHSSSISLGIAIAKQDRPVYCLDGDGAFIMHLGAISNIGDLSPKNYYHILFNNGAHESVGGQPTLGFSLDIPAIVRGSGYKHTYTVCTKVEIEEAMKQLPKLCGPVLLEIKVKIDSRENLGRPTTTPIENKEHFMDFLK, encoded by the coding sequence ATGTTAAGCGTAGAAAAAGTTTATGAAACGTTTCTGAGTCATGACGTTGATTTTTTTACAGGAGTTCCAGACTCATTACTAAAAAATATTTGTGCCTATATCACAGACCATACTTCACGTGAGAAACATATCATAGCTGCTAATGAAGGTGCGGCTGTAGGAATTGCTTCAGGTTATTATATGGCATCAGGTAAGGTTCCTGTGGTTTATATGCAAAATTCCGGCTTGGGTAATACTGTTAATCCTCTGCTGTCTCTTGCAGATGAACAAGTATACAGTTTTCCAATGCTTTTGATGATTGGCTGGCGTGGTGAACCGGGAACAAAAGATGAACCTCAGCATAAAAAACAGGGTGAGGTAACTTTAGATTTGTTGAAAGCAATGCGGATTCCTTATATAATTCTTGATTCAAATGAGAATGATGCATTTATTCAGCTCCATGATATCATACAATCAGCAAAAACTAAGAATATTCCTCATGCAATAATTATTCGGAAAGATGTTTTTGGCAAATATAAACTTCAAAAAGAGTTCGGATGTAATTATCCTTTATCTCGTGAGGATGCTTTGCAAATAGTTGTGGATTATCTGCCTGAAAATTCAGTGGTCGTTTCTACTACTGGCAAGCTTTCTCGTGAGTTATTTGAATATCGAGAAATGAAAGAGCAAGGTCATGAACATGATTTTCTCACGGTAGGCTCTATGGGACATAGTTCATCAATCTCTTTGGGTATTGCTATAGCAAAGCAAGATAGACCTGTTTATTGCTTGGATGGTGATGGAGCATTTATTATGCATTTAGGGGCAATTAGTAACATTGGCGATTTATCTCCTAAAAACTATTATCATATTTTGTTTAACAATGGTGCTCACGAGTCTGTAGGAGGACAGCCTACTTTAGGATTTAGTTTAGATATTCCGGCTATTGTCCGGGGGAGCGGATATAAGCATACTTATACTGTTTGTACAAAAGTTGAAATTGAAGAAGCAATGAAGCAGCTTCCAAAGTTATGTGGTCCTGTTTTGTTGGAAATAAAGGTTAAAATAGATTCTCGGGAGAATTTGGGACGTCCCACGACTACTCCTATAGAGAATAAGGAGCATTTTATGGATTTTTTAAAATAA
- a CDS encoding N-acetylneuraminate synthase family protein yields MKNTYIIGEIGQNHNGSVDLAKLIIELISRPVHEDVFGMDFMPMNAVKMTKRDLSEELAVSQMNQIYDNPNSFGRTYGEHRAFLELDDQAHFEIYKYAKSLGLDFIETLCAKGCLSLLKLFTPDRLKVASRDLTNLPLLEALAETHIPIILSTGMAGQRELDNALDVITRYHSNIAILHCVSQYPTHPNNLNLRTITYLKKHYNKFEIGFSDHTIGISAATAAVAMGAEIIEKHVTIDRHMKGTDQLGSLGPDGVNRMIRDIRIAECWLGTEDLYIEKGVEKSKIKLERSIATRKYIPAGSIIQESDIHLLSPGDGYKWIDKKNVIGHFAKQDISANEIIYPDFIE; encoded by the coding sequence ATGAAGAATACTTATATTATTGGTGAAATAGGGCAGAATCATAATGGTTCTGTTGACTTGGCTAAGTTGATTATTGAATTAATCTCACGACCTGTACATGAGGATGTTTTTGGTATGGATTTCATGCCAATGAATGCTGTTAAAATGACTAAAAGAGATTTATCAGAAGAATTGGCTGTTTCTCAAATGAATCAAATATATGACAATCCTAATTCTTTTGGGCGTACTTATGGTGAACATCGTGCTTTTCTTGAGCTTGATGATCAAGCGCATTTTGAGATTTATAAATATGCTAAGTCATTAGGATTAGATTTTATCGAGACGTTATGTGCCAAAGGATGTCTGTCTTTGCTTAAACTGTTCACACCGGATAGGCTAAAAGTTGCTAGTCGTGATTTGACTAACTTACCATTGCTTGAAGCATTAGCAGAAACTCATATTCCTATTATATTATCGACAGGAATGGCTGGTCAAAGAGAACTTGACAATGCATTAGATGTGATAACGAGATATCATAGTAATATAGCTATTCTACATTGTGTATCTCAGTATCCAACTCATCCAAATAATTTGAATCTACGTACAATAACATATTTGAAGAAGCATTACAATAAGTTTGAGATAGGTTTTTCTGATCATACAATAGGTATTTCTGCTGCTACAGCTGCTGTAGCGATGGGAGCGGAAATTATAGAAAAGCATGTAACAATTGATCGGCATATGAAAGGAACAGACCAGCTTGGCTCTTTAGGTCCAGATGGGGTTAATCGTATGATTCGAGATATTCGCATAGCAGAGTGTTGGCTTGGTACTGAAGATCTTTATATAGAAAAAGGGGTGGAGAAGTCTAAGATAAAACTTGAACGTTCTATTGCCACTCGAAAATATATTCCAGCAGGTAGTATTATTCAAGAGTCGGACATTCATTTACTGAGTCCTGGTGATGGTTATAAATGGATAGATAAAAAAAATGTAATTGGTCATTTTGCTAAACAAGATATATCAGCGAATGAAATAATATATCCTGATTTTATTGAATAG
- a CDS encoding CDP-glycerol glycerophosphotransferase family protein — protein sequence MKILKKIFQVIVKIINHCVPVDSRSLYFIPHPNCRTDKYDIINYSSDNVLVLLNYLLKKDSAEYYKIYVEIYDSSRISEYQEYIYGINPNIRCTFLCACVGRFFFNKVSFKDMLYAFFCFCRASKCFTATFYYDFSFKKRSQQIICLGYYTPFKDDYHMGDHSYDKFRNTTCNSFDYSIATSCLSARIISIDCGISYDKFKVLGFPRNDLLISKNNCNVIKREISKFAGYDVTKYIVYTPTFRDYETVTEGNLRSILGYVDCDLLKLSKILLKFNAALILKLHPLQNKTVLKKDLPKGILVFEQTYKYGLYDLLSFSDGMITDYTSTYFDFLLVNKPVIFNFYDIEEYRRVRGFSFEPIEFFCAGDIVYNYNELIDAVMGLLAGKDIHAEHRRHISLLMNQFQDDNSTKRICDIFLNEI from the coding sequence ATGAAAATATTAAAAAAGATTTTTCAAGTAATAGTAAAGATAATTAACCATTGTGTGCCAGTTGATAGTAGATCATTGTATTTTATTCCTCATCCTAATTGTAGAACAGATAAATATGATATTATAAATTATTCGTCAGATAATGTTCTCGTTCTGTTAAATTATTTGCTAAAAAAAGATAGTGCTGAATATTATAAAATATATGTTGAAATTTATGATTCTTCTCGTATTTCAGAATATCAAGAATATATTTATGGCATAAATCCTAATATTAGGTGTACTTTTTTATGTGCATGTGTTGGACGTTTTTTCTTTAATAAAGTATCTTTTAAGGATATGTTGTATGCCTTTTTTTGTTTTTGTAGAGCAAGTAAATGTTTTACAGCTACTTTTTATTATGATTTTTCATTTAAAAAACGCTCTCAACAGATTATTTGTTTGGGGTATTATACTCCATTCAAAGATGATTATCATATGGGAGATCATTCTTATGATAAATTTCGTAATACAACATGTAACTCATTTGATTACTCTATTGCTACTTCTTGTTTAAGTGCTAGAATAATTTCAATAGATTGTGGAATCTCATATGATAAATTCAAAGTCTTAGGATTTCCCAGAAATGATTTGTTGATATCGAAAAATAATTGCAATGTTATTAAAAGAGAAATTTCGAAATTTGCGGGATATGATGTAACTAAATATATAGTTTATACTCCAACTTTTCGTGATTATGAGACTGTTACTGAAGGTAATTTGCGTTCAATACTCGGATATGTTGATTGTGATTTGTTGAAGTTATCGAAAATACTATTGAAGTTTAATGCGGCTTTAATTCTTAAATTACATCCTTTGCAGAATAAAACAGTCTTAAAAAAAGATTTACCCAAAGGTATACTTGTTTTTGAACAAACATATAAATATGGATTGTATGATCTTTTGTCATTTTCAGATGGAATGATTACTGATTATACTTCTACCTATTTTGATTTTTTATTGGTAAATAAGCCAGTCATATTTAATTTCTACGATATTGAAGAATATCGTAGAGTAAGAGGTTTCTCATTTGAGCCAATAGAATTTTTTTGTGCAGGTGATATTGTTTACAATTATAATGAATTGATAGATGCTGTGATGGGACTTCTGGCTGGGAAAGATATTCATGCTGAACATCGACGTCATATTTCTTTATTGATGAATCAATTTCAAGATGATAATTCAACAAAGAGAATATGTGACATATTTTTAAATGAAATATAA
- a CDS encoding KdsC family phosphatase encodes MKEIKLILTDIDGVWTDGGMFYDQTGNEWKKFNTSDSAGIFWAHNKGIPVGILTGEKTEIVRRRAEKLKVDYLFQGVVDKLSAAEELCNELGINLEQVAYIGDDLNDAKLLKRVGIAGVPASAPFYIRRLSTIFLEKRGGEGVFREFVEKVLGINLEDFIAVIQ; translated from the coding sequence ATGAAAGAGATAAAGCTTATACTTACAGATATTGATGGCGTTTGGACTGATGGCGGAATGTTTTATGATCAAACAGGTAATGAATGGAAAAAATTCAATACATCTGATAGTGCTGGTATTTTTTGGGCACATAATAAAGGTATTCCTGTGGGTATTTTAACAGGTGAAAAAACTGAGATAGTGCGACGAAGAGCAGAGAAGTTAAAAGTTGATTATTTATTTCAAGGAGTAGTGGATAAATTGTCTGCTGCAGAAGAATTATGCAATGAATTAGGGATTAATTTGGAGCAGGTGGCCTATATAGGGGATGATTTGAACGATGCTAAATTACTTAAGCGTGTAGGTATAGCTGGAGTACCTGCAAGTGCTCCATTTTATATTCGTAGATTGTCTACTATATTCTTAGAAAAAAGAGGTGGTGAAGGTGTTTTTAGAGAATTTGTTGAAAA
- a CDS encoding 2-aminoethylphosphonate aminotransferase: MKIERKILLNPGPATTTDSVKMAQVVPDICPREKEFAGMMKQLRDDLVRVAHGNLEKHTAVLFCGSGTINIDICLNSLLPEDKRVLIVNNGAYSTRAVEVCQYYGLPHINLEFSVYERPDLSVVENVLQENPDIAMVYTTHHETGTGILNPIREMGAIAHKYQAKFVVDTTSSLGMIPFDIEKDNVDFCMASAQKGLQAMTGLSFIIGNEEQIKFSKKYPKRSYYCNLYLQYENFERTGEMHFTPPVQTIYATRQALNEYFEVGEEAKFARHKRVFEAIHSGINEIGLKSVIKREWQSGLVVSVQYPEDPNWDFEKIHDYCYERGFTIYPGKISTEDTFRICALGEIEVDDIENFFKVLKAALNHYNVTLPMS; the protein is encoded by the coding sequence ATGAAAATAGAAAGAAAAATATTATTAAATCCTGGGCCTGCCACTACTACTGACAGTGTAAAAATGGCACAAGTTGTTCCGGATATTTGTCCTCGCGAGAAAGAATTCGCAGGTATGATGAAACAACTTCGGGACGATTTGGTCAGAGTTGCTCATGGGAATTTGGAAAAACATACCGCTGTATTATTTTGTGGCTCAGGAACCATCAATATTGATATATGTCTAAATTCTCTTCTTCCTGAAGACAAAAGGGTGCTTATAGTGAATAATGGGGCATATAGTACCCGTGCTGTAGAAGTGTGTCAATATTATGGTTTGCCTCATATTAATTTGGAATTTTCCGTTTACGAACGTCCTGATTTATCGGTGGTGGAAAATGTGTTGCAAGAAAATCCTGATATAGCTATGGTTTATACTACTCATCACGAGACGGGTACAGGAATTCTGAACCCTATTCGCGAGATGGGCGCTATAGCTCATAAATATCAGGCTAAATTTGTCGTCGATACTACTTCTTCTTTGGGCATGATTCCTTTTGATATAGAGAAAGATAATGTGGATTTTTGTATGGCATCTGCTCAAAAAGGACTTCAAGCGATGACAGGTCTTTCTTTTATTATAGGCAATGAGGAACAGATTAAGTTTTCAAAAAAATATCCCAAGCGTTCTTACTATTGTAATCTTTATTTGCAGTATGAGAATTTTGAGAGAACAGGTGAAATGCATTTTACTCCACCGGTACAAACTATTTACGCCACTCGTCAGGCATTAAATGAATATTTTGAAGTGGGTGAAGAAGCTAAGTTTGCCCGTCACAAAAGAGTTTTTGAGGCTATTCATTCAGGTATAAATGAAATTGGTCTTAAAAGTGTAATAAAGCGTGAATGGCAGTCAGGACTGGTTGTCTCAGTTCAATACCCAGAAGATCCCAACTGGGATTTTGAGAAAATACATGATTATTGTTATGAGCGTGGATTTACGATTTATCCAGGTAAGATATCAACTGAGGATACTTTTAGAATCTGTGCTTTAGGAGAGATAGAAGTAGATGATATTGAGAACTTCTTTAAAGTACTAAAAGCTGCATTAAATCATTATAACGTCACATTACCGATGTCATGA
- a CDS encoding glycosyltransferase family protein, which yields MNYAFVVQARLGSTRLPGKILKPFYGNQSILDLMVHKLSAISNIPVIIATTNSVINEPIEKKALALGVKCFRGEENDVLKRFIDVAEYFDIQGIFRICSDNPFLDVHAARQLVEIAMKSCNDYISFDIDGTPSIKTHFGFWGEFVTLDALKRVIGFTDDLLYREHVTNYIYSHPELFNIQWISGSPVVSKHHNIRLTIDTLEDFSVAQRIYRDLQEKRVEISIEVIVDYVRRHAEYIQLMKQQIKKNSK from the coding sequence ATGAATTATGCATTTGTGGTGCAGGCACGTTTAGGTTCTACACGTTTGCCTGGAAAAATATTGAAACCTTTCTATGGTAATCAATCGATTCTTGACTTAATGGTTCATAAGCTTTCTGCTATATCGAATATTCCAGTAATTATTGCTACAACAAATTCTGTTATCAATGAACCTATTGAAAAGAAGGCACTTGCATTAGGGGTAAAGTGCTTCAGAGGTGAGGAGAATGATGTTTTAAAACGATTCATTGATGTTGCTGAATATTTTGATATACAGGGTATATTCCGAATATGTTCTGATAATCCATTTTTAGATGTACATGCGGCAAGGCAATTGGTCGAAATAGCAATGAAATCTTGTAACGATTATATAAGTTTTGATATTGATGGTACTCCATCAATTAAAACTCATTTCGGTTTTTGGGGAGAATTTGTAACGCTTGATGCGCTGAAGCGAGTTATAGGATTTACTGATGATTTATTGTATCGTGAACATGTTACTAATTATATATATAGTCATCCTGAACTTTTTAATATTCAATGGATTTCAGGATCTCCAGTCGTGTCAAAACATCATAATATTCGACTCACGATTGATACGTTAGAAGATTTTTCTGTAGCACAGAGAATATATAGGGATTTACAAGAAAAAAGAGTGGAAATATCGATAGAAGTGATTGTAGACTATGTTCGAAGACATGCAGAATACATTCAACTGATGAAACAACAAATAAAAAAAAATTCTAAATAA
- a CDS encoding phosphocholine cytidylyltransferase family protein: MIRTAMIMAAGMGTRFGQYTELIPKGFVKVGGIPMIVRSIDTLLSCDIERIVIGTGYKQEVYEELKTDYPMLETCFSPRYAETNSMYTLYNTREILGNDDFLLLESDLIFEKQAIMSLLECPAADAMLITPVTKFQDQYYVEHDDNFRLSSCSVNKNKLNAKGELVGIHKLSGSFYKIMCADYASIVDEQPNLGYEYELLRISCSQSPVYVHKVEGLKWYEIDDISDLEYAEKYIVPYC, from the coding sequence ATGATACGTACAGCTATGATAATGGCTGCGGGCATGGGAACCCGTTTTGGCCAATATACAGAATTGATACCTAAAGGGTTCGTCAAAGTGGGAGGTATTCCAATGATAGTTCGTTCTATTGATACTTTGTTATCATGTGACATTGAGCGAATTGTAATCGGTACAGGATATAAACAAGAAGTTTATGAAGAATTGAAGACAGACTATCCTATGCTTGAAACCTGTTTTAGTCCTCGTTATGCTGAAACAAATAGTATGTATACTTTATATAATACGCGGGAGATTCTGGGCAATGATGATTTTTTATTGTTAGAGTCAGATTTGATTTTTGAGAAACAAGCAATAATGAGCTTATTGGAGTGTCCTGCGGCAGATGCAATGCTAATAACTCCAGTGACAAAGTTTCAAGATCAGTATTATGTGGAACATGATGATAATTTTCGCCTTTCTTCATGTTCTGTCAATAAGAATAAACTAAACGCTAAAGGCGAATTGGTCGGCATCCATAAACTATCCGGTTCCTTTTACAAAATAATGTGTGCTGATTATGCGAGTATTGTTGATGAACAACCCAATTTGGGATATGAGTATGAATTACTACGAATATCTTGTTCTCAATCTCCTGTTTATGTGCATAAAGTAGAAGGGCTGAAATGGTATGAAATCGATGACATATCAGATTTGGAATATGCAGAGAAATATATTGTTCCGTATTGTTAA